A region of the Dyadobacter sp. CECT 9275 genome:
GCAGTAATCAGCAACTAATTCCATTCTTCTGCATTCATCACGCCATGTTCTTTGGCCTTGTATACGGGATTTTTGCCCTGCTTTTTCTGATTGCTGTAATCTTTCAAAGCGGCGAGGGCAGGCTTCCTCAATAGCAGTATCGCGATGATGTTCAGCCATGCCATGATGCCCACGCCAATATCACCGATCGTCCAGGCCAGCGTAGCTGTTTTGACAGACCCATAAAATGTTGCGGCCATGATCAGCCCGCGGAGTCCCCACAAAAGCCATTTATTTTCTCCTTTTTTTAAAAGATAGCTCAGGTTTGTTTCAGCGATGTAGTAGTAAGCCATGATGGTGGTAAATGCAAAAAACAGCAGAGCTATTGAAACAAATCCACTTCCCAGGGCAGGGAATTCAGTGTTGATTGCTGCCTGGGTGTATGCAGCACCAATGGTAAGATCATGTACATTCTCCACTAAAAATCCGCCTTTAGGATTTACAACATTATACTGCCCTGTGAAAAGGATCATTAAAGCTGTTGCGGTACAGACAAATAGCGTATCTACATACACTGAAAATGCCTGAACCAGCCCCTGTTTTACCGGGTGGCTCGCTTCCGCAGCTGCTGCGGCATGAGGAGCCGTTCCCTGGCCTGCTTCATTGGAATAGATACCCCTCTTCACCCCCCAGGAAACTGCCATTCCGAAAATACCGGCAAAAGCGGGTTCCCTATCAAAAGCGGAACGAAAGATCAACCCGAAAACGGTAGGTACCTCGGTAATGTTGAGCGCGATCACAATCAGGGCCATCAAAATATAGGCTCCTGCCATAAAAGGCACTACAATTTCGGCCACCTTCCCTATCCTTTTTACTCCACCAAAAATAATCAGACCCAGTAAAATAGTTACCGCTCCTCCCGTGATTTCTACTGGAATGTCAAACGCACTGTTTGCACTGATCGCAATACTATTGCTTTGTACGCCTGGCAAAAATAGTGCTGTACTCAATATAGTGGCCACGGCAAACAAACTCGCATACCACTGAATACCCAGGCCTTTCTCAATGTAAAAAGCCGGACCTCCCCGGAATTGGCCGTC
Encoded here:
- a CDS encoding alanine/glycine:cation symporter family protein, with the protein product MEPVVNFVNDIIWSNALIILCLATGIYFSFVTRFLQVRYIKDMVSLLFGGEASAKGVSSFQAFAIAISGRVGTGNIAGVATAIAMGGPGAVFWMWAIAFLGAASAFVEATLGQIYKTVKDGQFRGGPAFYIEKGLGIQWYASLFAVATILSTALFLPGVQSNSIAISANSAFDIPVEITGGAVTILLGLIIFGGVKRIGKVAEIVVPFMAGAYILMALIVIALNITEVPTVFGLIFRSAFDREPAFAGIFGMAVSWGVKRGIYSNEAGQGTAPHAAAAAEASHPVKQGLVQAFSVYVDTLFVCTATALMILFTGQYNVVNPKGGFLVENVHDLTIGAAYTQAAINTEFPALGSGFVSIALLFFAFTTIMAYYYIAETNLSYLLKKGENKWLLWGLRGLIMAATFYGSVKTATLAWTIGDIGVGIMAWLNIIAILLLRKPALAALKDYSNQKKQGKNPVYKAKEHGVMNAEEWN